The following nucleotide sequence is from Pagrus major chromosome 13, Pma_NU_1.0.
tctccttcgTCCTAACAACAGATGATGACAAAATGGGACTTCCTGTCGCTGATAGGCCTTCCCTAGCCTTGGCCTATATTTACCATCGGCCCCAGTAAGGAGTGACAAATGGGGACAGTCACTGATCAATGGTGTCAGTGGTAAATCTGCAGTAAGGTTGTCACCATATGAGAATTTAAAATTTGATACAATACaaagtttaaagaaaacataatcgATACCTCTTTCGATATCAAGGCAAAAAGAATAAAGGtaatgttcttctttttttaagtaaacAACCTGCACACAGTGCCAGCACAGAAAAAGTCACTAACCACCAACACATTTGTGGTAATGTTAAAGGTGATCtaaagttcactcaaaaatgaaaatgttgtcattatctCACCCCCATGTGGAGGGAAAGTCAGGCAAAGTTTCGTAGGGgattcacagtaaaacagcttTGCTGTATTCTCCTAAATAAGTGAAGCAGATGGtgaccttttttaaaacataaaacaacaacaacaaaaaattaaattaaaaacataaaatggctccaaacagcctAACTCtaagtctccggaagccccaagatcccaaactgatttgaaaagacgttataattatattacatatattatattatattatattatgttgtattatattatgttgtattatataatatattatgtcatgtcttttcaaataagtttgggatctcaggggcttccagagactgtGTATAtgtctgtatatgtatattttttctcaGCTGtcggttgttgttttttcccatTTTAGATTtgtaatttttgggtgaactttatTCTTTAATATCGAATGGAATCTGATTGAAgagctttcttttcttttttttaatagccTCGGTACTTTCTTTTCTATTGAATGTGGTTATCACATCTTTCCTAACATGTGGTATCGAGGAGTATCTAAGATGTGTTCACTCCATCTTTAAAGAACACAGTGAGACTTCTTCTTTGGTGTCAGTCTAATCCGACGTGTAATACATCCCTCGCTGTGATTTTGGCCATGATTCGAAAAATGGCCAAGCAACGTGAAAATCAAAGGAATGCATCTTAAGTCCATTACATAACCGATTGTTTGGAGAGCAGTAGTGCCAAGTAGCTAAGCTGGAGGTGCCGCTTTCATGCCCGGTAGTTGTGCAGTTATGTGCCATAAATGTCTCAGTCAAAGCCAGTTAAGTTCTAATTGCCTGTAGCGTATAAAGATAAAAACTGCCCGTAGGTCTGCTAGTTTGAGAAAGGGCAAGGCTCATGTGAACTGGAGGCTGGTTAAATGAGTGgactgtttgttttcctctgtaaCTCAGCGTGTCTTTGTCCTATCCCTCCTGTCATTTTATTATCCTGTACAAGTTCAGTTAAGCCAGCTCATTATTGGaaccagctgctgtttgttgtaaaCTGCAAAGTGTCTTGAGCTCATAAAGGCACGTAAATCTCACcattattattttgtatatgATGTTTGTGCAGgatgttgtgtgtattttctaAGAAAACAGAAGATTAAATCGCCTTTATTGAAACGCATTCAACTTTTAGATGACAAAATCCTTCATACTCAATATTCAGCAGATGTTTTCATGCTGAGGAATAAAAGCCTTCGCAGCAAAGCCAGCAACTGTGTCAGCATTATGTCTCTGAAGCATCAACATGACAACACATACAATTTAGTCTAGTGAGTAAATTGTCATAAAACAATGTGAAACTCCAGTCACAAGTTCACACAGCccatggttttgtttttatattgctTGTTTTTGAACTGTTTAAAGCCTTTTATAAGTGGTTATCACTCACTTtattctctcctttcttttctctccctttgtCCAGCATCAGCGAAAGTTTCCTGACAGTTAAAGGAGCTGCTCTCTTTTTACCTCGAGGAAATggctcctccccctcttctgcCTCTCGCTTCTCACAGCTGCGCAGCAAACATGCAGGTGAGGTGAAAGGTCAAAGAGTGTTTGACTGCATCACACGTTCGTTGACACTGATCAGAGTTGTGTTTTATTCCTCCACTAGGAGACATCCAGCAGCATCTACAAACCATGTTCACTCTCCTCAGACCAGAGGACAACATCAAACTGGTGGGTacacacttttacacacacaaaattaaatCTTAAAGTTGCCAATCGACTTTCAAGACGATCaactttgtttcatttttttgatCCAGGCGGTTCGATTGGAGAGCGCCCACACTCCGATCACCCGCTACATGGTGGTGGTCTCAACCAACGGGCGTCAGGACACGGAGGAGAGCGTGGTGCTGGGAATGGATTTCAGTCCTGTAGATAGGTGAggcagaaacatacacacactgacacaccattcacacctggtatTAAAAAGTGATCTGTATCTGGATATGTTATCCGGATAAGGAATTATCCGATCTTGCCTTTGTGTTTACACCTGGTATTTATAAAGGGTtctcattatcattattaaaatTAGATCGAGGTGGCTGCAAATCAGCCcaagactcccttaaaaaaatctcgagttttgtgagttgttgagttaggggAAACTTcagaaactttgtgaaatgatGACTgcaacaaattcttaattatttgtcccctcttgtaaattcggcatataTGACACATTAGGTTATTCCTTcttttgtataaaaaaatgttgtgtccGCTTGTCCTGGTGTGTTGCAGTACAGGCAGGTAGGCTTCTCTGCGACTAGATTAAATAACAACAGATCAGCAGCACAGATGAGAGCAACACACACCCTCGTGCACACAGTTTTTTCTTactataaatcatttattttctattctcaTTGCCGTTCTGTTGAATAACATGACTTTTGACACTTTCATGGCACAGAATAGATACTACTACAGTACAGTAGTACAGTTACTAGAGCCGTGTTTCTTTCAGCTTAATTTCTTGGTCACTCCACCTATATTTTATGTAAGCTACGCATTTTCCCGTCCAGATACAGATTGCATTTTAAAACCAGGTGTAGTTAGAGTGGACATGTATCTTCCTGTTTTGATATTGTGCAGAAAGGTGTAACATGCAGGcttacttttttccccctcctagCTCATGTTCTGTTGGGCTGGTTTTGCCTTTATGGAGCGACACGTTGATACATCTCGACGGAGATGGGTAAGATACATACTTAAATcgcagagcaaacacacactaaacactGGGCTGCTAAGATGACTGgctgtgttttattaatttcacCTTTTTCTTCTTGCTCTCAGGGGTTTCAGTGTGTCAACGGATAGCAGAGTGCATGTGTTCAAGCCCGTTTCTGTGCAGGCCATGTGGTGAGTCACACTCCATTAATCACACGCCTTGGAAGAAATAGATGTCTGCCCTTTTATTCTGTGCAAGTGTTCATCTTGGTATCCATTTATTGGAAagtctctttttctgtcatgcTCTCAAACGCTCTCCCCCTCATCTCCCCCTTCATCGCCTGCAGGTCGGCCCTCCAGTCGCTCCATAAGGCATGCGAGGTGGCTCGTTGTCACAACTACTTCCCAGGCAGCTTGTTCCTCACCTGGGTCAGCTACTATCAAAGCAGGGTCTCCTCCGACCAGGTACGCATCAACGAGTGGAACGCCATGCAGGACGTGCAGTCACACCGTGCCGATTCGCCCGTGCTCTTCTCTGATATGTAAGTGTCCAGATcatcttttccttttcatttcttattttctcccTTTTACTATCATTTCAATATGGTCGTGattatttattgtgtgtatTGGAAAATAAATCCCTACCGTTCCATGATTGATTGTAATACACATAGTACCATAAAGTAGGTTTGGTATGATGTCTCCTCTATaggatgtactgtatgtcagctGTAACACTTCATATATGGAAGTGGACTTGCACTTATCTTATTTCAATGTCATGGTATTTCTGCAGACCGACAGAACGAGAGCTGACAGAGCGTCAGATCAAAACCAGTTTGAGGGAGATCATGATGCAGAAAGACCTCGAGAATGTCACCTGCAAAGAGGTGAGTCGGTGCTTCAGATGCTGGATTTGATGATGCTCCAAACAGATGAACATTGAAATTTGGGTCCAGAGGAAAAGTTAGAAAAATGACGTTTAAGTCATCAGTATTTGAACTTCTAATGCCTGCTTGTTAGGTTTAGATTTGCTGCTTTGagattttaatctgtttttgtctgctttCTGGACGAATGTGTTCCGTAGATCCGAACAGAGCTGGAAATGCACATGACATGCAACCTTCGAGAGTTCAAGGAGTTCATCGACAATGAGATGATTGTCATCCTGGGCCAGATGGACAGTCCTACGGAGATCTTTGATCACGTCTTCTTGGTAGGTTGACTCAGAACGTCGCTGGAGTACCACTGCTGCGTTTGGCCCCAGTGTTTGTCTCATTACACTGATATCCACATGATGAAGAACTGCCAGAACTCATCACACATGAAATAATTGCAACACTTTACAATAGAGAGCATCTCAGTTCTTTTAAGTTAATTGTATGAACATTAGTTGTACTGTACATCAGGCTTAATTCATGTCTTGAGAACCTGGTAAAACAtgatagtctttttttttttatgtcttcctaattttaatgtattttgttcttgtttattttgtgcaCATGGACATCAGGCAGGCCTTGCCACAGGATTTAAGCATTATGAAAAGCTCAGCTGAAGGCTCTGAACTAGTCTGACTTTTGCTTTGTTTCCTGCAGGGATCTGAGTGGAATGCATCCAATTTGGAGGAGTTGCAGAAGAGCGGGTAAGGAGGGGGACACAGGACAAACTGTACTAAAGTCGATAAAACCATGAAGTATTATATGATTAACAATCATTTTGTTTGAATGAAATTGgacattttgtgtgaaaatatttcagTTCCTGTCTGATTCTCACTCAGGGTTCAGTACATCCTGAATGTAACGAGGGAGATTGATAACTTCTTCCCCGGTGTGTTTGAGTACCACAACATCCGTGTTTACGATGAGGAGGCCACCGACCTGCTGGCTTATTGGAATGACACCTACAAGTTTATATCAAGAGCCAAGTGAGTTTCACATGACTGCATGTTTCATTTTGAGGAGTTAGCTCCATTtgaaaaactgataaaaaatgtttgactcTTCATGTCCACTCCAGGAAAGCTGGATCCAAGTGCCTGGTGCACTGTAAAATGGGAATAAGTCGCTCTGCAGCCACAGTGATCGCGTACGCCATGAAGGAGTACGGCTGGgatttgaaaaaagcttttGATTACGTCAAGGAGCGTCGAGCTGTGACCAAACCGAACCCCTCTTTTATGCGACAGCTGGAGGAGTATCAAGGCATACTGCTGGCCAGGTACCCTCATATAGATCTCATGTGGATTTGTGGGTgtacaaaacacaaagcagcgTAGACTGCATGATTGCAAAGCTAATGAGATTAAACCGTTCAACTGGATGAAACATAAAGGCACACATGGCTAAACCACTTTAAAACTGCTCGATTGCATAATTTTTATGGATGACTTTAATGTGCATCCAACATTAAAAAAGGTGCAGATGcgtatatttaaaaaaataaagtgacatAGTGCTGATGTTTAAAGTGCTcgacaaacaaaaaatctgTGCATACTAGGCTTGATAAATGTTTAGTCGCACTTGACAGATTGTTTGGTGCACGTGCAATCAAAACAGTCATTTACAATGACACCgagtcaaacaaaacaaagaaaaggaagaacagTCACATGGAGAAACACTGACAAAGTAACAGCAGTCCCACAACAGGCTAGTAAAAAAAAGCCAAAGCCattaaaaataagatttttacgttatttaatttttgaaaagtgaaaagaTGTTAAAAGACTAACCCCTTTCACATTACGTATAGTTATTTGCTCCATTGTTATTAAATAATACTGATTTGTGCAGATTTAAAGTGCATTTCATATGAGCATACTTTTTCTCTGTATCACAACACATTTAGCATAACAACACTGTAAACCAAGTATGTGCTTGTTTATGTATAAATGTCTGCATAAAGAGGATAGGAGTGAGATGAAAATACTCTAAAACaaggtgttttttcctttttttctcctcttacaGCAAGCAGAGGCACAACAAACTGTGGCGGTCCCACTCTGACAGCGACCTCTCTGAACACCACGAGCCACTGTCTAAATCTCACGCCCAACCGCACAGTCTGGGTCACTCCGACCCCCATAACCAGGCCAGCAGCACGGCCAGCCCCTCTGTGAAAGAGCTGCTGGAATCACTGGGAACTTCGACCAGCACTGGCAAACCAGCACACTCCACCAGCCAGCCTGATACTGGCATCAATCAGCTCAGCTCTTCAACCTCAGAGGGGGTGGCAGCTGAAACTCGAAGCATCGAGGCTCCCTCTCACTCTGCTGTAGTCCAAATCAGCCAGTTGGACTCCCCCTGTCCCGagtcctctgtgtctcagttATCTCCCCCGCTCTCCAACGGTGTGTGTCACTCCGAGGAGCAGCCCCCAACACCTCCTCTGTCCAAGCCAAGAGCCGCCACTGTGGTGCCTGAGCTCCAAAAGACAGACATGGTGACTGTTGCACAGAGTGTTGTAGTTGGCCAGCCTCACCCGCCTCCATCCTTTCATCACGTCCCCCTCTCCCCTGCCCCGTCCCCAACTCCCACCTGCTTGGATGAGGTTATCAAACCACAGCCGTTGTCCTGCTCTCTGCCTGTCATGAAACCAATGCTAGTGTCAGTGCCTGAGCCCATGGCAACACAAGCACTAAGCGCACACCCGGCTGGCCCCCAGTGTCTGTCTGCACCAGTGCCTGTCAAAAACCCAGACTGTGACCAGCAGATGTGTGGCTTGTCTTTGGACGACTTAGCGGCCCATCCTCCCTCCACTAGTGATTTTATCAGCTACCCCAGTGCCATTCCACAAGACGGCGAGGTGTTGTCGGGCCACAGTGCAGATCACATTAACTTTTTCAGTGCCAGGGAAAAGTTTAAGGGAATGAGTCGAGATGGTAAAAGCTGCCAGCTGAAGAGTTGTGGGAAGGAACAGCAACCACTGCCTCAGGAGCTCTCCACCAgtgaggggaaggaggaggagaaaagaaaggtGAGGCTACTGCAGAACTGCTGCAAACTTATTTCCACTGCAAACCCCCAAACTGTTGTTGTCTAAGCTTTGGTCATATAAGTTGTCTCCAGAGCATCTCCCAGGCTCTGATGAAGGCCTCAATTTGGGTGTTTGCAATGGAGATAAGTGTGCAGATTAGGGCTGCAATGATACAATAACGATTCCtagatgaaaatgtaattttaggGGGATATTTGGAGGTGTTTGGAGGACTACCCACAGTAGTTAAATGTGGTCAGCTTAGCTGTTGTTTTAAGTCCAAGGTCGCCACCTGGTGGCATAAAGGGAAATACTCCTGGTAGAGTTGATGTCTCGGCTGACAGTTTAACTTGAATGTCTTCTGAGTTACGAGGACTATACCAGGTCTGCatctaattattattttcattatcgatttaATCTGCTTATtgtttaatcaattaattgatgaGTTCTTTGgtatataaaatgaaagaaaatggtgaaaattgTCAGTCACTGAGAAAtgtgactttgttttaaattattaaaccGATTAATcgatagttgacaactaatctaaaaatagattaatagattgatcaattaatcattgcagctctagaaTATattaacacttttattttgtatttctttccttTAGGAAAATACCGTCCCTGTGCAGGTCACAGGACTGAAGCCTGCAGGGCACACAGAGGCTTCACCTCTTGGCCAATTGGAGCCTCAGGGCCTTGAAGACCAGGAATCAAGGAGGTCCAGCCAGGAAAtagatgatgaagatgttttaTCACACATGGAAGCTGAGAATGTCAAAGAtgaagtaaaaaacaaagacgAGGAGGACGCAGCTCCTGCTGGTCTCTACAGCGACTGGACCAGGGGGTCCGTGCGGCGAGTCACACGACAGCTGGAGCAAAGAATGAAGCAGGAGCACGAGACTCCGTCACCCTCGTCATCTCCACCGTCCCTCTCCGgcagctcctcctgctctctgcagcaTCCACCCAGCGTCCAGCCCGACGCCATAACCAATCCCCAGGATGCATCAGTTTGCTTTGCGGTGTCAGTAGTAAGCAGCGTGCAGGCAGAGAACGAGGAGGATGATGGGAAGGTTGGATCAGTTAAAGTCGAGATGGAGGCACTAGGAAATGATAACAGAAGCACAAAAGTACACAAACTCCAGCCTGCTGATACTAGATTGCTCTCTACCTCTTCTTTCCATCGCTCCACTCATTCTCCCTTCGCCTCCGTCAACTTCCTGTGTCTGGAGGGCGTGACGGAGCTCGAATCAGGCACAGACTGGGACTGCGCCACAGAGGGACCCTATAGTGACATTATCATGAGGGAGACATGGGAGACTTTGTGCGAGCTGGGTGCCTTCCTGCAGCAGGTGAGCGGGGAAGGAGTTTGCAAGGCCAGACGTGTGGACCACGTGTTTGATCTCAGCGGTAGAGCCCCTCAGAAGCGAGGCAGCAGTGTCCAGAAGAGGGTCAGAGAGGTGGAGGCCAGGATTCGCCAGGCGGGACTGACCCCTCCATCCTTGATGAAGCGCTCAGCCTCTCTGGCCAAACTGGGCTGTCTGGAGCTGCTCGCCAACGACCTGAGCGAGTGGGAGCTCAGCCGCTCCTCCTCCGTAGCGCCGTCCTCAGCAGAACCTCCGATTCACACTGTCAGCGACGAGTCCAAGAAGCAACGGGTCCACAACTCTCCCTCCTCAGCCGGCCAGCAGCCAGAAGTCCACGAAATTGGTGCGGAGAGGCTTTCTGACGCTGCGGAAACCTCACCACCTCCATCATCTCCACCATCAAATCTGCAGGGAGGACAGCTCCCCAACTCTGACCAAGACTCTCTGCAATTTTTTGGGCCGACACTCATGACAACAAGGCAGCAATATGGAAGGACTCATCCCCTGAGGCGGCTAAAGAAAAGAACTGTCAGTACCCTTTACCACACCATGTAaccctcactgtgtgtgtgtctgtgtgtgactgtgtgagagagagcgagagagatcATGCACACCTGTGAGAAATGGAAATTATTGTTAGATTTATTCAGAAACACAAACCAATGCCTCTTGCCTTAAAGGATATTTTaagtactttgtttttttcctgcagatCTGCCAAGAGCTCCTGTGAAATCTGCGCTATGAGATACTTGTCTCGGTGCAAGAACAGTGACAAGGCTATGACGGTTCTGGTCAATTGAAATTAAAAACGATGAGTCTAATTGGAAGAGATGCTGTGTGGTGTAAACACCTTCAGAGGACAttcaaaaagcagcaaaaacaatcaaacaaaatgtaaacaggCCTGAGCCTGCACGTACTCACTCTTTACATCACTGCTGGTTTCTAACCATCATCAACTTGATATTTACTTGATCACTGTTGGTTGATTTGAATAGTCTGACCTGATATTAGGTGGAATGTAGcctctgttttcctcttctcATGTGCATTCATGTCTATTTATCAATACATGCTGGTTGTGCTGAGCTGACAAGAAAATGATACAGCTGTTCCTCTGGTACAATCTGAGGTAAATGAATCACTTTAACACTCAAACAGACTCTCAAACCTGCAGATTTGGTTCAAGTGAGGATAAACCTTTATTCATTTGGCAGAAATACTTGAAATACTGACACATAGTACCAATCAAAATCAATTCTGCTACCTTACGACTGGTTTTAAGCGCGGGTTGTgtctgcacagcagcagcagctcagtttGAAACCGATTAGTGTATTCCCCCAAAGAAAAGTAACCAGAGCTGGTGACACAGCTGTTCATTGAATCAAAATGCAAAGAGAAGAGGCatgctgttttgtcttttttttaaatgtttgttttgactaCACAATACCTCAGTCAGTCTGAACCAAATCTGACCTGCACAAACGTCAGGCTCGGGATTTCTGGAATGTCagtcagaaacatttttcaccTCTACGACTCGATAAACTGAAGTAAACTCATCTCTCTCGTGTCCTCTCACAGTTCCGATGCCACTCAAAACTCGACATTTTCTGTATGTATATCTGTGTGGGAGAAAGGGGGAAGGTTCGGGGGGTTGGGAGTTGAAGGCAGAGTGTATATTTGTGAGTTTTCTGCCGTGTTCTCTTTGAGATGTAAAGGTCTATATTGTGAGTGTTGACATTTTAGGAGCTGTACATGTTTTTATATCTGGTTTGTGTCTATGTGTGAGTGCGACTGTGTAGCACAACTTTACCATGTGGgtgtgtacattttattttattttttaattgagcGTTTTCTCTTTTGTACACATTTGTAGGAGTGTGCCTGTGACTGGCAAGTGAAGCTTCTCTGCAGTCTATCAGAAATGTCTGTACAGGGAGGTCTGTCATACATGCACTTTACTCCCTTattctttttaatgttgtttttttttttttttaaatgtgtggtTGCTACTTTTGGGGAGCATGCTTAGGTGGTAGCAGCTgttgggtatgtgtgtgtgttgtcaaaaactgacttttgttttattttaaactatCATTGTAAATACACTTTTATATCCTGTGCTTCAACTGTGACCATTAAACAATGGAAGTTATCGAGTGTTTcgctgtgagtctgtgtgcagtAATATACTGAGTATGCTTATAAGTGATGATTTAAACAATGGATGATGACAGTATGTTTTAAGATTCAGAGATTATTTAGcggttgtgttttgtgtcagaaaatagtcaaacaaaatgtccatcacagtttcccagatcGTGACCTCTTCAGATTGCTTATGTGGTTAAAGGTAAAGTAGGTTAAAGCAGAGAAGCCTTACATTTATATAGATCTGTCATTGGTAacactaatcatttcagctctttGGCAGACAATGATTCCTTGTTTCttctttagtttattttgttttcacaatgCGTCATATAGCATAGtgattgtttttccttttatgaGGTGAGTATTTTCTCTGTTACTTGAAAAAACTTACAGAAGTTTTCAGTCTGTTCATGttgaatgacattttaaaacatttgagcCACAAAGTCTCTTTCTATGATTCATTTACGGGTTATAATCCACAGTACATACTGTCAACAGAGAGTAGTTTGAATGAAAACTGTTCAAATTAATGCACTTGATTGCAGAAAACTGCAGGTGAAACTGTTAAACTCAAATTATACCACAAGGcggaaaaaaaagttgaataaacTCATAATT
It contains:
- the ssh2b gene encoding protein phosphatase Slingshot homolog 2b isoform X2 — translated: MALVTVQRSPTPSTSSSPCVSESGSGEDDRRSQPRSISESFLTVKGAALFLPRGNGSSPSSASRFSQLRSKHAGDIQQHLQTMFTLLRPEDNIKLAVRLESAHTPITRYMVVVSTNGRQDTEESVVLGMDFSPVDSSCSVGLVLPLWSDTLIHLDGDGGFSVSTDSRVHVFKPVSVQAMWSALQSLHKACEVARCHNYFPGSLFLTWVSYYQSRVSSDQVRINEWNAMQDVQSHRADSPVLFSDIPTERELTERQIKTSLREIMMQKDLENVTCKEIRTELEMHMTCNLREFKEFIDNEMIVILGQMDSPTEIFDHVFLGSEWNASNLEELQKSGVQYILNVTREIDNFFPGVFEYHNIRVYDEEATDLLAYWNDTYKFISRAKKAGSKCLVHCKMGISRSAATVIAYAMKEYGWDLKKAFDYVKERRAVTKPNPSFMRQLEEYQGILLASKQRHNKLWRSHSDSDLSEHHEPLSKSHAQPHSLGHSDPHNQASSTASPSVKELLESLGTSTSTGKPAHSTSQPDTGINQLSSSTSEGVAAETRSIEAPSHSAVVQISQLDSPCPESSVSQLSPPLSNGVCHSEEQPPTPPLSKPRAATVVPELQKTDMVTVAQSVVVGQPHPPPSFHHVPLSPAPSPTPTCLDEVIKPQPLSCSLPVMKPMLVSVPEPMATQALSAHPAGPQCLSAPVPVKNPDCDQQMCGLSLDDLAAHPPSTSDFISYPSAIPQDGEVLSGHSADHINFFSAREKFKGMSRDGKSCQLKSCGKEQQPLPQELSTSEGKEEEKRKENTVPVQVTGLKPAGHTEASPLGQLEPQGLEDQESRRSSQEIDDEDVLSHMEAENVKDEVKNKDEEDAAPAGLYSDWTRGSVRRVTRQLEQRMKQEHETPSPSSSPPSLSGSSSCSLQHPPSVQPDAITNPQDASVCFAVSVVSSVQAENEEDDGKVGSVKVEMEALGNDNRSTKVHKLQPADTRLLSTSSFHRSTHSPFASVNFLCLEGVTELESGTDWDCATEGPYSDIIMRETWETLCELGAFLQQVSGEGVCKARRVDHVFDLSGRAPQKRGSSVQKRVREVEARIRQAGLTPPSLMKRSASLAKLGCLELLANDLSEWELSRSSSVAPSSAEPPIHTVSDESKKQRVHNSPSSAGQQPEVHEIGAERLSDAAETSPPPSSPPSNLQGGQLPNSDQDSLQFFGPTLMTTRQQYGRTHPLRRLKKRTVSTLYHTM
- the ssh2b gene encoding protein phosphatase Slingshot homolog 2b isoform X1, with product MPPGVVTAPRSSSAGCFCACCGGKMRPHFTGNSVISRGEIYQLISESFLTVKGAALFLPRGNGSSPSSASRFSQLRSKHAGDIQQHLQTMFTLLRPEDNIKLAVRLESAHTPITRYMVVVSTNGRQDTEESVVLGMDFSPVDSSCSVGLVLPLWSDTLIHLDGDGGFSVSTDSRVHVFKPVSVQAMWSALQSLHKACEVARCHNYFPGSLFLTWVSYYQSRVSSDQVRINEWNAMQDVQSHRADSPVLFSDIPTERELTERQIKTSLREIMMQKDLENVTCKEIRTELEMHMTCNLREFKEFIDNEMIVILGQMDSPTEIFDHVFLGSEWNASNLEELQKSGVQYILNVTREIDNFFPGVFEYHNIRVYDEEATDLLAYWNDTYKFISRAKKAGSKCLVHCKMGISRSAATVIAYAMKEYGWDLKKAFDYVKERRAVTKPNPSFMRQLEEYQGILLASKQRHNKLWRSHSDSDLSEHHEPLSKSHAQPHSLGHSDPHNQASSTASPSVKELLESLGTSTSTGKPAHSTSQPDTGINQLSSSTSEGVAAETRSIEAPSHSAVVQISQLDSPCPESSVSQLSPPLSNGVCHSEEQPPTPPLSKPRAATVVPELQKTDMVTVAQSVVVGQPHPPPSFHHVPLSPAPSPTPTCLDEVIKPQPLSCSLPVMKPMLVSVPEPMATQALSAHPAGPQCLSAPVPVKNPDCDQQMCGLSLDDLAAHPPSTSDFISYPSAIPQDGEVLSGHSADHINFFSAREKFKGMSRDGKSCQLKSCGKEQQPLPQELSTSEGKEEEKRKENTVPVQVTGLKPAGHTEASPLGQLEPQGLEDQESRRSSQEIDDEDVLSHMEAENVKDEVKNKDEEDAAPAGLYSDWTRGSVRRVTRQLEQRMKQEHETPSPSSSPPSLSGSSSCSLQHPPSVQPDAITNPQDASVCFAVSVVSSVQAENEEDDGKVGSVKVEMEALGNDNRSTKVHKLQPADTRLLSTSSFHRSTHSPFASVNFLCLEGVTELESGTDWDCATEGPYSDIIMRETWETLCELGAFLQQVSGEGVCKARRVDHVFDLSGRAPQKRGSSVQKRVREVEARIRQAGLTPPSLMKRSASLAKLGCLELLANDLSEWELSRSSSVAPSSAEPPIHTVSDESKKQRVHNSPSSAGQQPEVHEIGAERLSDAAETSPPPSSPPSNLQGGQLPNSDQDSLQFFGPTLMTTRQQYGRTHPLRRLKKRTVSTLYHTM